A region of Campylobacter armoricus DNA encodes the following proteins:
- a CDS encoding MotE family protein has translation MMKKIIYLLVFLSILNAQQNCEQYFEARKEQMQDQIREYDEAKQSLEAYKASFEALQKEKMQALVQKETDINASLEQIKILKEQNERILEATKQNLQVINDKTMGRITEIYAKMKDVAVAGILSEMDSEEASKILLSLDPRKISSIMAKMDPKKASDLTLLLKNLDQNASSQ, from the coding sequence ATAATGAAAAAAATAATATATCTATTAGTTTTTTTAAGTATTTTAAATGCACAGCAAAATTGCGAGCAGTATTTTGAAGCTAGAAAAGAGCAAATGCAAGATCAAATTAGAGAATATGATGAAGCAAAACAAAGCTTAGAAGCATATAAAGCATCTTTTGAAGCTTTGCAAAAAGAAAAAATGCAAGCTTTAGTACAAAAAGAGACTGATATCAATGCAAGTTTAGAGCAAATTAAAATTTTAAAAGAGCAAAATGAACGGATTTTAGAAGCGACTAAGCAGAATTTGCAAGTAATTAATGATAAGACAATGGGGCGTATCACAGAAATTTATGCAAAAATGAAAGATGTTGCAGTTGCTGGCATACTTAGTGAAATGGATAGTGAAGAAGCATCTAAAATTTTGCTCTCGCTTGATCCTAGAAAAATTTCATCTATTATGGCTAAGATGGATCCTAAAAAAGCTTCCGATTTAACACTACTTCTTAAAAATTTAGATCAAAATGCAAGTTCGCAGTAA
- a CDS encoding sulfite exporter TauE/SafE family protein: MNLDFIALASIAFLSSLGHCYGMCGGLILAYTQFSKQIKLPFFLLILSYHFSRIFAYVCLGILFGIFGNLISFSEFAKGIMFFVIGIFMIILAFALIFKGKLLSFFENSIFFDFFIKNNILKLMKQKSLKSTIILGFLNGFVPCGLVYFYIAFSMSVQDIYLAALIMLVFGLSTLPALVFFAYFSKVLNDKFQKIASLISYILIFGYGLYFSYIGFTFTR, from the coding sequence GTGAATTTAGATTTTATTGCTTTGGCGAGTATAGCCTTTCTTTCAAGTTTAGGACATTGTTATGGAATGTGTGGAGGTCTTATATTGGCTTATACTCAATTTTCAAAGCAAATCAAACTTCCTTTTTTTTTATTGATTCTATCATATCATTTTTCAAGAATTTTTGCCTATGTTTGTTTAGGTATTCTTTTTGGAATTTTTGGAAATTTAATTTCTTTTAGTGAATTTGCAAAAGGTATTATGTTTTTTGTAATTGGAATTTTTATGATAATTTTAGCTTTTGCTTTGATTTTTAAAGGAAAATTACTATCTTTTTTTGAAAATTCAATATTTTTTGATTTTTTTATAAAAAATAATATTTTAAAACTAATGAAACAAAAATCTCTAAAAAGTACTATTATACTCGGTTTTTTAAATGGTTTTGTTCCTTGTGGATTGGTGTATTTTTATATTGCATTTAGTATGAGTGTGCAAGATATATATTTAGCTGCTTTAATTATGTTGGTATTTGGACTTTCTACTTTACCTGCTCTTGTATTTTTTGCATATTTTTCTAAAGTATTAAATGATAAATTTCAAAAAATAGCAAGCCTAATTTCTTATATCTTAATCTTTGGTTATGGCTTATATTTTTCATATATTGGTTTTACTTTTACAAGATAG
- a CDS encoding DUF507 family protein, with translation MRIKPAHIPYIANKIILDLMHSSFVKIKDDNQKLIKVTKDILEIDVLNERKLDEKAKELLESQEDEIEFMQIDRKSMFWMIKKKLASEFKFILDSEDRYNNLSHKILENLVEGDLINYNVSENRVKNLIFSSIMAYLKEYEKLEDVVYEKISNYKRKLIPGSEEYELVFEKLYQEELRKKGLL, from the coding sequence ATGCGTATCAAACCAGCCCATATACCTTATATAGCAAATAAAATAATACTTGATTTAATGCATTCTTCTTTTGTTAAAATTAAAGATGATAATCAAAAGCTTATAAAAGTTACGAAGGATATTTTAGAAATTGATGTATTAAATGAGCGTAAGCTTGATGAAAAAGCTAAAGAGCTTTTAGAAAGTCAAGAAGATGAGATTGAGTTTATGCAAATAGATAGAAAAAGTATGTTTTGGATGATCAAAAAGAAGTTAGCAAGTGAGTTTAAATTTATACTTGATAGTGAAGATAGATATAATAATCTTTCTCATAAAATTTTAGAAAATCTAGTAGAAGGGGATTTGATAAATTATAATGTATCTGAAAATCGTGTAAAAAATCTAATATTTTCAAGTATTATGGCATATTTAAAAGAATATGAAAAATTAGAAGATGTGGTTTATGAAAAAATTTCAAACTATAAAAGAAAGCTTATTCCAGGCTCTGAAGAGTATGAGTTGGTATTTGAAAAACTTTATCAAGAAGAGCTTAGAAAAAAGGGACTTTTATGA
- a CDS encoding adenylosuccinate synthase, with amino-acid sequence MSKADIVVGIQWGDEGKGKIVDKLCENYDYVCRSAGGHNAGHTIWVDGIRYALHLVPSGVLNKKCINVIGNGVVVNPDALISEMAQFENLEGRLFISDRAHLNLNHHALIDQARERLKGDKAIGTTGKGIGPSYEDKISRNGHRVGELLEPEKLCENLMKDFELKKAYFAALGIDMPNYDEILKDLKRFKEVLAPYITDTTRMLWKALDEDKKVLLEGAQGSMLDIDHGTYPYVTSSTTISAGALSGLGLNPKEIGKVIGIVKAYTTRVGNGAFPSEDLGEDGEKIGLIGKEIGVSTGRKRRCGWFDAVAVRYTARLNGLDTLSLMKLDVLDGFESIKICKAYEYKGQEIDYVPCDLENVKPIYEVMEGWDKVAGIRDYDLLPENAKKYIKRLEELSGVKVGYISTSPEREDTIIL; translated from the coding sequence ATGAGTAAAGCAGATATTGTCGTTGGAATCCAATGGGGTGATGAAGGTAAAGGCAAAATAGTAGATAAATTATGCGAAAATTATGATTATGTATGCAGAAGTGCAGGTGGGCATAATGCGGGTCATACTATATGGGTTGATGGTATAAGATATGCTTTACATTTAGTTCCTTCTGGTGTTTTGAATAAGAAATGTATTAATGTTATTGGAAATGGAGTTGTGGTTAATCCTGATGCATTAATTAGCGAAATGGCTCAATTTGAGAATTTAGAAGGAAGATTATTTATAAGCGATAGAGCACATTTAAATTTAAATCATCATGCTTTAATTGATCAGGCAAGAGAAAGACTTAAAGGCGATAAAGCTATAGGAACAACGGGTAAGGGTATAGGTCCAAGCTATGAAGATAAAATTAGCCGTAATGGGCATAGAGTAGGTGAGCTTTTAGAACCTGAAAAATTATGTGAAAATTTAATGAAAGATTTCGAACTTAAAAAAGCTTATTTTGCTGCACTTGGTATTGATATGCCAAATTATGACGAAATTTTAAAAGATTTAAAACGCTTTAAAGAAGTTTTAGCACCATATATTACAGATACTACAAGAATGCTTTGGAAGGCTTTAGATGAAGATAAAAAGGTGCTTTTAGAAGGTGCACAAGGTTCTATGCTTGATATTGATCATGGAACTTATCCTTATGTAACTAGTTCAACAACTATTTCAGCTGGAGCGTTGAGTGGTTTGGGATTAAATCCAAAGGAAATTGGAAAAGTTATAGGTATAGTAAAAGCTTATACAACAAGAGTAGGAAACGGAGCGTTTCCAAGTGAAGATTTAGGTGAAGATGGTGAAAAAATAGGACTTATTGGAAAAGAAATTGGTGTGAGTACCGGTAGAAAAAGAAGATGTGGTTGGTTTGATGCAGTAGCTGTAAGATACACTGCAAGATTAAATGGATTAGATACTTTATCTTTAATGAAACTTGATGTTTTAGATGGATTTGAAAGTATTAAAATTTGCAAAGCTTATGAATATAAAGGACAAGAAATAGATTATGTGCCTTGTGATTTAGAAAATGTTAAACCAATTTATGAGGTAATGGAAGGTTGGGATAAGGTTGCAGGGATTAGAGATTATGATTTATTACCTGAAAATGCAAAAAAATATATTAAGCGTTTAGAAGAATTAAGTGGAGTAAAAGTAGGCTATATCTCTACAAGTCCTGAAAGAGAAGATACTATCATTTTATGA
- a CDS encoding proline dehydrogenase family protein, producing MIQKALQLAEELQRKIESNISQSEKEFHAKMQKLLNNPKNKVMLIELLDRSFRCKDKSASFELIEHTLNKYGIADFFSAFEKFLLFSFLNFGKFAPTLSVPFFIKHLREDTKAMVLDANPSILEPHMRKRKDEDKITLNVNLIGEEVLGEAESAYRMRKYEEALKTSYITYISIKITTIFSQINIIDFEYSKDEVVKRLDKLYALALEEEKRQGVSKFINLDMEEFRDLELTVEAFMESVAKFDIKAGIVLQAYLPDSYEYLKKLFAFSKERVLKGMKPIKIRFVKGANMESEETIASQRGWALPTFYKKIDTDSNYNKMLDFILEGDNYKYINIGIASHNLFEIAYAYTRISQAGALSSFTFEMLEGMSLQCSYELSKMHDLILYAPVCDEAHFNNAIAYLVRRLDENTSEDNFMRYFFNLKVNDANWQAQKELFVKSLEGIASLDNSTHRTQDRNNEAKAISSYESKEFKNEPDTDFILKANREWAKDIRTKYENLENYDVYPVAKEQIKNENLQVVEVKDKINNRTIGKAYLAGETEIKYALDVAKNSNFSELSHDEIYKILAKTAQLVRERRGDLIGIAALEVGKTFLEIDPEVSEAIDFLEFYPHSLEKLKEQNPNTTFKAKGIGVVIAPWNFPVGISVGTIAAPLAAGNRVIYKPSSLSMLTGYMLCKCFWDAGIPKDALIFLPAKGSDISKYLLVDQGVKFSVLTGGEETAYAMLKANPTLLLSAETGGKNATIVSKFADRDSAIKNIIHSAFSNSGQKCSATSLLVLEEEVYEDEEFKKTLVDAANSMAVGNPFVFKNKLGALADKPDAKLQKALDELAPYESWALKPRFVDNNPYLLTPGIKYGTKKGDFTHMNELFAPILTVMKAKNLKEAIDIVNSTGYGLTAGFESLDEREWEYFHTHIEAGNIYINKPTTGAIVLRQPFGGIKKSAIGFGRKVGIYNYITQFMDIEQSQADQNVLDNELVSNLNALSLDLNEKDKADFEVIKAMARSYAYHAKHEFASAKDYVNIRGEDNLFSYTKVKNIAYRVHKDDSLKDILGVVLAASVLNIDLLLSYDEHEKIDLVQKINQKISTKTLLCKESEENFLRKIADYERIRYFAPLNVNDEVFKKAASCAKVIANAKPLINGRFELLLYHNEKALSISFHRYGNLGIRALK from the coding sequence ATGATACAAAAAGCTTTGCAATTAGCAGAAGAGTTACAAAGAAAGATAGAAAGTAATATCTCTCAAAGTGAAAAAGAATTTCACGCCAAAATGCAAAAACTTTTAAATAATCCTAAAAATAAAGTAATGTTGATTGAGTTATTAGACCGATCTTTTAGATGTAAGGATAAAAGTGCAAGTTTTGAACTCATAGAACATACTTTAAATAAATATGGTATAGCAGATTTTTTTAGTGCTTTTGAAAAATTCTTACTTTTCTCGTTTTTAAATTTTGGAAAATTTGCACCAACGCTTAGTGTGCCATTTTTCATTAAACATTTAAGAGAAGATACCAAAGCTATGGTTTTAGATGCAAATCCTAGCATTTTAGAACCTCATATGCGTAAAAGAAAAGATGAAGATAAAATTACTTTGAATGTAAATTTAATTGGAGAGGAAGTTTTAGGTGAAGCTGAAAGTGCTTATAGAATGAGAAAATATGAAGAAGCTTTAAAAACAAGTTATATCACTTATATTTCTATAAAGATTACTACTATTTTTTCCCAAATTAATATTATTGATTTTGAATATTCTAAAGATGAAGTGGTAAAAAGATTAGATAAATTATATGCTCTTGCATTAGAAGAAGAAAAAAGGCAAGGTGTATCTAAATTTATCAATCTTGATATGGAAGAATTTAGAGATTTAGAATTAACTGTTGAAGCTTTCATGGAAAGTGTTGCTAAATTTGATATTAAAGCAGGTATTGTTTTACAAGCTTATTTACCTGATTCTTATGAGTATTTGAAAAAACTTTTTGCTTTTTCAAAAGAAAGAGTTTTAAAAGGTATGAAGCCTATAAAAATTCGCTTTGTTAAAGGAGCGAATATGGAAAGCGAAGAAACTATAGCTTCACAAAGAGGTTGGGCTCTGCCGACCTTTTATAAAAAGATTGATACAGATAGCAATTATAATAAAATGTTAGATTTTATTTTAGAAGGAGATAATTATAAATATATCAATATAGGTATAGCAAGTCATAATTTATTTGAAATTGCTTATGCTTATACTAGAATTTCACAAGCAGGAGCTTTATCATCTTTTACTTTTGAAATGCTTGAAGGTATGAGTTTGCAGTGTTCTTATGAGCTTTCTAAAATGCATGATCTTATACTTTATGCTCCAGTTTGCGATGAAGCACATTTTAACAACGCTATTGCGTATTTAGTTAGAAGACTTGATGAAAATACAAGTGAAGATAATTTTATGAGATATTTTTTCAATCTCAAAGTTAATGATGCTAATTGGCAAGCACAAAAAGAATTATTTGTAAAATCTTTAGAGGGCATCGCCAGTTTAGATAATTCCACTCATAGAACACAAGATAGAAACAACGAAGCAAAAGCTATTAGTTCTTACGAAAGTAAAGAATTTAAAAACGAACCTGATACTGATTTTATCTTAAAGGCAAATAGAGAGTGGGCTAAAGATATAAGAACTAAATATGAAAATTTAGAAAATTATGATGTATATCCAGTTGCAAAAGAGCAAATTAAAAATGAAAATTTACAAGTAGTGGAAGTAAAAGATAAAATCAATAATCGCACCATAGGAAAAGCATACTTAGCTGGTGAAACAGAGATTAAATATGCTTTAGATGTGGCTAAAAATTCAAATTTTAGCGAGTTAAGTCATGATGAAATTTATAAAATTTTAGCAAAAACTGCTCAACTTGTTAGAGAACGCAGAGGTGATTTAATAGGTATAGCAGCATTAGAAGTTGGAAAAACTTTCTTAGAAATTGATCCTGAAGTTAGTGAAGCAATAGATTTTTTAGAATTTTATCCACATTCTTTAGAAAAATTAAAAGAACAAAATCCAAATACTACATTTAAAGCAAAAGGCATAGGTGTGGTTATTGCTCCATGGAATTTCCCAGTAGGTATTTCAGTAGGAACCATAGCTGCTCCGCTTGCTGCAGGAAATAGAGTGATATATAAACCATCATCTTTGTCTATGCTAACAGGTTATATGCTTTGTAAATGTTTTTGGGATGCAGGAATTCCAAAAGATGCTTTAATTTTCTTGCCTGCTAAAGGTAGTGATATATCAAAATACTTGCTTGTTGATCAAGGTGTGAAATTTTCAGTATTAACAGGTGGAGAAGAAACTGCTTATGCAATGCTTAAAGCTAATCCAACACTGCTTTTAAGTGCTGAAACAGGCGGTAAAAACGCAACTATTGTTTCTAAATTTGCCGATCGTGATAGTGCGATTAAAAACATCATTCATTCAGCATTTTCAAATTCAGGTCAAAAATGTTCAGCTACTTCTTTACTTGTTTTAGAAGAAGAAGTTTATGAAGATGAAGAATTTAAAAAGACTTTGGTGGATGCTGCAAACTCTATGGCAGTAGGAAATCCTTTTGTGTTTAAAAATAAACTTGGTGCCTTAGCGGATAAACCAGATGCAAAATTACAAAAAGCTTTAGATGAGTTAGCTCCTTATGAAAGTTGGGCTTTAAAGCCAAGATTTGTAGATAACAATCCTTATCTTTTAACCCCGGGTATTAAATATGGTACTAAGAAAGGTGATTTTACACATATGAACGAGCTTTTTGCGCCAATTTTAACTGTAATGAAAGCAAAAAATTTAAAAGAAGCTATTGATATAGTAAATTCTACAGGTTATGGACTTACAGCAGGATTTGAAAGCTTAGATGAGCGTGAGTGGGAGTATTTTCATACTCACATAGAGGCAGGAAATATTTATATTAATAAACCAACAACAGGTGCTATAGTTCTTAGACAACCTTTTGGTGGTATTAAAAAATCAGCAATTGGTTTTGGTAGAAAGGTGGGAATTTATAATTATATCACCCAATTTATGGATATAGAACAAAGTCAAGCTGATCAAAATGTTTTGGACAATGAATTAGTATCAAATTTAAATGCTTTAAGCTTAGATTTAAATGAAAAAGATAAAGCCGATTTTGAAGTCATTAAAGCTATGGCAAGAAGCTATGCTTACCATGCAAAACATGAATTTGCGAGTGCGAAAGATTATGTCAATATTAGAGGTGAGGATAATCTTTTCTCTTATACAAAGGTTAAAAATATCGCTTATAGAGTGCATAAAGATGATAGTTTAAAAGATATTTTAGGGGTTGTTTTAGCAGCAAGTGTGTTAAATATCGATCTTTTATTAAGTTATGATGAACATGAAAAAATTGATCTTGTGCAAAAAATCAATCAAAAAATAAGCACAAAAACTTTACTATGCAAAGAAAGTGAAGAAAATTTTCTTAGAAAAATAGCTGATTATGAAAGAATTCGTTATTTTGCTCCGTTAAATGTAAATGATGAAGTTTTCAAAAAAGCAGCAAGTTGTGCAAAAGTTATTGCCAATGCTAAGCCTTTAATAAATGGACGTTTTGAGTTGCTTTTGTATCATAATGAGAAAGCTTTAAGTATATCTTTCCATCGTTATGGAAATTTAGGTATTCGTGCTTTAAAATAA
- a CDS encoding helix-turn-helix domain-containing protein: MKNIDKDYIENAYKTIGLNVKKIRETKHITQLELSLAMGHKSVSLVSCAEIYHKKQHFNIEHLLKISQILEVDLMEFFKGI; the protein is encoded by the coding sequence ATGAAAAATATAGATAAAGATTATATTGAGAATGCTTATAAAACAATAGGTTTAAATGTTAAAAAAATTAGAGAAACAAAACACATTACTCAATTAGAATTATCATTAGCTATGGGTCATAAGTCAGTGAGTCTTGTATCTTGTGCTGAAATTTATCATAAAAAACAACATTTTAATATAGAACATCTGTTGAAAATTTCACAAATTTTAGAAGTAGATTTGATGGAATTTTTTAAAGGGATATAA
- a CDS encoding flagellar FliJ family protein, producing MKSKYSSVIKLRKQQLDKAEANLTKTRQKLLQCEEEFKEASKTCESLTLADKGSIALLRSSLKLQEIAREGKQRIKQKLDLTKKELVHHQHLYKKAHLEFEKIKVLENEELKKIQKALQKEEEKFIDELAITRHFNKDK from the coding sequence ATGAAAAGCAAATATTCTTCTGTGATTAAGCTTAGAAAACAACAGCTTGATAAAGCAGAAGCGAATTTAACAAAAACAAGACAAAAGCTTTTGCAATGCGAAGAAGAATTTAAAGAGGCTTCGAAAACTTGTGAAAGCTTAACTTTGGCTGATAAGGGCTCAATAGCACTTCTAAGATCTTCTTTAAAATTGCAAGAAATTGCAAGAGAGGGCAAGCAAAGAATTAAACAAAAATTAGATTTAACTAAAAAAGAACTTGTCCATCATCAGCATCTATATAAAAAAGCCCATTTAGAATTTGAAAAAATAAAAGTATTAGAAAATGAAGAATTAAAAAAAATTCAAAAGGCTTTACAAAAAGAAGAAGAAAAATTTATAGATGAGCTTGCCATAACAAGACATTTTAATAAGGATAAATAA
- the carA gene encoding glutamine-hydrolyzing carbamoyl-phosphate synthase small subunit, translated as MKAYIYIENDVFLSAKAFGESGTFFGELVFNTSLTGYQEIISDPSYAGQFIVFSMPEIGIVGVNDEDNESKEVFASGMIVRELNEQYSNFRANNSLDAYLKKYKKIGLCEVDTRFLVKMIRDYGNLRAVISTEIKDKEELKKMLFSSAKIDEVNYVAQVSTKNSYKHNKGAWNHITKKYESISSSGKKIAVLDYGVKENILNELVNVGLEVEVFPYNTKAKDLIDLYQKGKIHGVFLSNGPGEPKILKDEIVEIKKLAEAKIPMLGICLGHQLLSNAFGYETYKMKFGQHGANHPVINLINNTVEITAQNHNYNVPEEIAEVATITHRNLFGDNVEGVKYKNYPIISVQHHPESSSGPHESKYIFKEFLELL; from the coding sequence ATGAAAGCGTATATTTATATAGAAAATGATGTTTTTTTAAGCGCTAAAGCTTTTGGAGAAAGCGGAACTTTTTTTGGAGAACTTGTTTTTAATACTTCTTTAACAGGTTATCAAGAAATTATTTCTGATCCTTCATATGCAGGACAATTTATAGTTTTTTCAATGCCTGAAATTGGTATAGTTGGTGTAAATGATGAAGATAATGAAAGCAAAGAAGTATTTGCTAGTGGAATGATTGTAAGAGAATTAAATGAACAATATTCTAATTTTAGAGCAAATAATTCTTTAGATGCATATTTAAAAAAGTATAAAAAAATAGGACTTTGTGAAGTTGATACAAGATTTTTAGTTAAAATGATTAGAGATTATGGCAATTTAAGAGCTGTTATTTCTACTGAAATTAAAGACAAAGAAGAATTAAAAAAAATGCTTTTTTCAAGTGCAAAAATTGATGAGGTAAATTATGTAGCACAAGTAAGCACTAAAAATTCATATAAACATAATAAAGGTGCTTGGAATCATATTACTAAAAAATATGAAAGCATTAGTTCAAGTGGTAAAAAAATTGCTGTGTTAGACTATGGTGTCAAAGAAAATATTTTAAATGAGCTTGTAAATGTTGGTCTAGAAGTAGAGGTTTTTCCTTATAATACCAAGGCAAAGGATTTGATTGATTTGTATCAAAAGGGCAAAATTCATGGAGTATTTTTATCAAATGGTCCAGGAGAGCCAAAAATTTTAAAGGATGAAATAGTTGAGATTAAAAAACTAGCAGAAGCTAAAATTCCTATGCTCGGTATTTGCTTAGGGCATCAACTTTTAAGTAATGCTTTTGGCTATGAAACTTATAAGATGAAGTTCGGTCAGCATGGTGCAAATCACCCTGTAATTAATCTTATAAATAATACTGTAGAAATTACTGCCCAAAATCACAACTATAATGTTCCAGAAGAAATAGCAGAGGTTGCAACCATCACTCATAGAAATTTATTTGGTGATAATGTAGAGGGTGTAAAATATAAAAACTATCCTATTATATCAGTACAACACCATCCAGAAAGTTCCTCAGGACCACATGAGAGTAAGTACATTTTTAAAGAATTTTTAGAGCTTTTGTGA
- the putP gene encoding sodium/proline symporter PutP → MEVVQINTQIAIMFVAYSALMLFIGFYFYKQNKNSEDYFLGGRSMGPVVSALSAGASDMSGWLLMGLPGALYVSGLAESYIAIGLSIGAFLNWTFVAKRLRIYTSVIANSITIPDYFETRFDDDKHILRVVCAIVILIFFTFYVSSGLVGGAKLFEATFGIQYDYALTTGTVIIVAYTFLGGYKAVCWTDLIQGLLMMSALIIVPIVMIYHLGGFGEAVNIVKEIKPNTFSMGEGLSFLGIVSALSWGLGYFGQPHILVRFMSIRSTKDIPTATFVGISWMIISLIGACFIGILGIAYVSKFELSLQDPEKIFIVMSQLLFNPWIAGVLLSAILAAIMSTASSQLLVSSSTIAEDFYKRIFNKEASNKMVMTLGRFGVLAVAVIAFIISTDKNSSVLSIVAYAWAGFGASFGSVMLFSLFWSKMTRYAAIAGMITGAAMVVVYKNFLAEWLNFPIYEIIPGFLAASVVIVLVSLVTKVRPGTKAAYETMLKHL, encoded by the coding sequence ATGGAGGTAGTTCAAATCAATACACAAATTGCGATAATGTTTGTCGCATATTCAGCATTAATGCTTTTTATAGGTTTTTATTTTTATAAGCAAAATAAAAATTCAGAGGACTATTTTTTAGGTGGTCGTTCTATGGGACCAGTAGTTTCTGCACTTAGTGCAGGAGCTTCTGATATGAGCGGTTGGCTTTTGATGGGTTTACCAGGAGCTTTATATGTAAGTGGCTTGGCTGAAAGTTATATTGCAATAGGACTTAGCATAGGTGCGTTTTTAAACTGGACTTTTGTAGCAAAAAGACTTAGAATTTACACTAGTGTGATTGCAAATTCTATTACAATTCCAGATTATTTTGAAACAAGATTTGATGATGATAAACATATTTTAAGAGTAGTTTGTGCTATTGTTATCTTGATATTTTTTACTTTTTATGTTTCTTCTGGACTTGTAGGTGGAGCAAAGCTTTTTGAAGCAACATTTGGAATCCAATATGACTATGCACTTACCACAGGAACCGTGATTATAGTTGCTTATACATTCTTGGGTGGATACAAAGCAGTTTGTTGGACGGACTTGATTCAAGGTCTTTTAATGATGAGTGCTTTGATTATCGTGCCTATAGTAATGATTTATCATTTGGGCGGATTTGGTGAAGCTGTTAATATAGTCAAAGAAATCAAGCCAAATACTTTTTCTATGGGAGAAGGATTGAGTTTTTTAGGTATAGTTTCAGCACTTTCATGGGGACTTGGATATTTTGGACAGCCACATATTCTAGTGCGTTTTATGTCTATAAGATCAACTAAAGATATTCCAACTGCTACTTTTGTAGGAATTTCTTGGATGATTATATCTTTAATTGGTGCTTGTTTTATAGGTATTTTAGGTATAGCTTATGTGAGTAAATTTGAACTTAGTTTGCAAGATCCTGAAAAGATTTTTATCGTAATGTCTCAACTTCTTTTTAATCCTTGGATAGCTGGTGTTTTACTTAGTGCTATATTGGCAGCTATTATGAGTACTGCAAGTTCACAATTGCTTGTTTCAAGTTCAACTATAGCAGAAGACTTTTATAAAAGAATTTTTAATAAAGAAGCTTCAAACAAAATGGTTATGACTTTAGGTAGATTTGGAGTTTTAGCTGTTGCGGTGATTGCTTTTATCATTTCTACTGATAAAAACTCAAGTGTTTTAAGCATAGTAGCTTATGCTTGGGCAGGATTTGGTGCAAGTTTTGGTTCAGTGATGTTATTTTCGTTGTTTTGGTCAAAAATGACTAGATATGCTGCCATTGCAGGTATGATTACAGGCGCTGCTATGGTAGTAGTATATAAAAATTTCTTAGCTGAGTGGCTTAATTTCCCAATTTATGAAATTATCCCTGGATTCTTAGCTGCTTCTGTGGTGATTGTTTTAGTTAGTTTAGTAACAAAAGTGCGTCCAGGAACCAAAGCAGCTTATGAAACTATGTTAAAGCATTTGTAG